In Schizosaccharomyces osmophilus chromosome 1, complete sequence, the genomic window TGGCGCCTGGGGAGGGGCAGGACTCGGACTCGAATATAATTGTTCTAATTCATCGGCCACACTAGGATCATTCAATCCTACAAAAGTTAGTTCTGTATTGCAAAGGTAAATAATGTTGGTTTTAGATGAGAGCAAGCAACTACAGTCAACCGAGTAAAAGTCAATGGATATGACCAATTCAAATATCACATACCTAACAAAGCATTAAAAGCTGGCTCAACACGGAATCCACTAGCCGCTAAAACTGCTCGAATTATTGCATCCTTTAAATATTTGTTAATAAACACTACATTGACTGCTATAATGTATGTAACCATTCGTGAAAGTACTTACATCTGTGTCAGGAAAGGCCTCCTTTAAGGAAGCTTTAGCTTGTTCATGCTTATGGGGAGGCCTATTCGGTAATCTAGGAGCAGTTGCTTCAGAATTCATGGTTACTATCTGTGGTAGAATACTATGCCTTCAACAGATGAAATTGACTACTTAGGTAGGTTGATCGAATGGCTTCCAAATAAGTAGATGATTGAGACAAAAGCCCGTTATTATTAAACAAAACGTAAAAAATACTCTGAGTTATACGGAAGGTATGTTAGTAATGAGGCTACTCTGGAACATTGTAAATCTAGCTTGGTACTTCAAAACAATGTAAAAAGTAACAACGAGTTGCAGTGCAATTATTTCAGGTCGAAATGaaattggaattttgaatattaaGCTAATATATTTGGTAAtaaataactttttcattagcCTATTTAGACGGTTTTCACCGGACTAGCTTCCCTGTTATTAGCATAGTTTTACTCGTATACGATGCAATCGAAGGTATGGAAATTTGTAGGCAATTCATCACCATTGATTATCATATTCTAAAGAGTTGAGAGGAACTGTCTTTCCATTAGAAATTAAAGAGCATTCCAGCTCAACCCAATGAGGTATAGGACCAAAGCGTTGACTCTTGTAATGAACAATACCCAAGTTTTGAGAGCCGGTTACTTCAAAAGATATATCTATTATGCCATATCGTTTATGAAGTTTGCCTTTAATCCAAGGGAATGGGTACCTAAATTGGATATTCTCGCCTAAAAGTTTGAGTGCTTCTTTGGAATGTTGCACTCGATACATTACAATTTGCGTAACATTGgagttttgtttaccataATGAATGGCATAAAACGCACAAGCGGCCcatacaaaacaaaaaaaagcaaagagagATGGAATACGTTTGTTATTTGGAGAGAATTCAGAAACATCAGGAAGTTTTCTCCGGGGAGACAATTCAAAAACGGAAGAAACACGAGATGTATGAAAGAAGGCAACCCGTTGTTGAAAGGCCCGTTCAAGAAATAAGTTATGTGTTCTAGAAAAAAGTGATGGTTTATGACTTCTTGGACGCCAGAATAAACTATGTTTAGTATTAGGAATTTCGTAATTCAGATTATAAACATTTGACTGTAGACGATTTGAAAGTGAAATGTACCTTTGAATCGAATTTTTCATACTCCACGTACCACGAACCGAAGTTAACGTGGGTAGACCGACTTTTGGGATATTAAACTGTAGTAATGCAATCATGTTTCCATTaactagaaaagaaagcggAATTTACCAAGGAATTCAACTCAACTGTCTTGCAATGAAGTTTGGTGACCAAAATACTATTCTTGTGACAATGACTGGAAAGATCGGTCAAATGGTAAGGAAACAATGGAATTCAATGATTCTGAGTTTGTCAGTCTTCTTTAATTGCTCAAAAATCCCTACACGTAAGTTTGGTATCTCCTGTTTTCTGcttaaagaagaaagggTTGTAAGCCAGAAATGTGTGGGGAGTTGAAATATTTGAGCATGTTTAAGAAAAGCGACCCtcaagtttttttttattcaaagtgaatttttgtttcttattCTTCTATTAAAAGATAGATCGAATTATGCTAACAGATATTCTCATTGCAGTTCATGGTGACTTATGAAAGAAGTGTTGTTTCACCTCTAGTGCTCAATGAAGACATGTCTTCCTTACCAGAAATAGGTGTGAGAACCATTCTTGGTGATAGAGATGATTTTAAAGCACAATGGGGTCAGTTACTTGCCGGTCAGGTTGGTTCGCTGCTCGCAAAGCAACAAATACATAACACaggaaattcaaaagtccCTAAATTATGCTTAGGCCTCCATGTTCCTTGGGAATTGTCAGATGAAAAAAACGGTGACTTGGTAGTCTATATTATGGAACTGATTCAAAAAGTACGAGTATGGTAACTTTGCGCTCATGCTGTGAATTGTATTCGTTTTCATATCCATTGGgaataaaaacaagtaaaACTATTTCTCCTTTAATGGAAAATCATTGATCCGTATTTTGCATAAGGTTACGAAGGGAATCATTGTCACCGAAAGGACACCCAGAAGGATGAGGAAATTGAAGTATGAAATTGGAAttaagcaatttttttagattGAAATTTATATTGGTGTTGCAGTCGCTATATTACCTTATGTCGCTGTTTGACAACGAGATGCATAGCTAAACAAGTCAACTTTGGTTGACTGCAAAGCCATTTTGCACGAAgaatttatttcaaaagtattatatatatatatatatataaaaaaaacgagaaaagaaacgaacgctttcgttttcatcTATCTAATATAAACGCTTTTCTGTTGTATTGATTCAGGTAACGGTTTACGATAATGTACTCTTTATAAATGTATTCAATCTTCCTTCATAATTATATAATGTGTGATGTCTGACATTGtattatttcaattttctaCATTCGTTACTTCTCCTTACACTTGTTTACATCACTCGTTACAATGCGTTCTTTTGGTATAGAGGTTGTGTGCTGCGTTTCGTTGAGGGTTCAATTGAACACTTGAAGGAAACCTGTTGATTAGACTTACATACAAAGCAGCCTCTCCTTTGCCAAACGTGCTTGAAAATATACGTAAAAATGAGTGAACAAGAGGCTATGGATACGCAGGAAAAGGTAAGTCCGGTCTTGGAATACGGTGTTGACTGATCTTCAGGAACTTCGTGAAATGAAAGAGCGTGTTGCTGAAATGGAAGCAGAAGCAGCGAAGCTTCGAGATATGCAAGAACAACTTGACACTGAAGGAGAAGCATTGCGAAACGATCGTGAATCCATTGACGCTCAAAGTGTTTACGTTGGAAATGTCGATTATAGTGTTACCCCCGAAGAACTACAAAGCCATTTTGGTAGCTGCGGCTCTATAAATCGTGTCACAATTCTTTGTGATAAGTTTACAGGACACCCAAAAGGGTAAGTGATTTGGAGAAGGAAGGGTTCGTCGTTGTCGTGTCTAACTATTTTAGTTTTGCTTATGTTGAATTTTCTGAACCTAGTTTGATACCAAATGCTTTATTATTGAATGGATCGATGCTTCATGAGCGTCCCCTAAAGGTATGATACTGGATGAAAAGATGTAGAGGTTGCTTGGAGACATTTGTTAACAAAGTCATAGGTGACCCCAAAACGCACGAACATACCTGGAATGGCCCGTGGACGTGGTAGAGGCCGAGGACGTGGTCGTGGACGTGGTGGCTATCGGGGAAGAGCCCGTGGTTTTGCACCTTACTAGGAATACTCTCTTCAACCTTTTTGTCTTCgcgaagaaaaaaaaaaatcgatagcaaaagaaattcagTCTTTCCAGAAATCctatttcaaataattCTCATTCTAAAGATATCTTTCGACGTGGAAAATATACCATTATGAACATCAATTTCTTATGGATTGCTTTCGTTACTACAATAAACCAAACGATGCAAAGTCAGTCCTCGAATGAAGAAAGCTTGGGTTGACGGCCTATTTTCCTTAAACAAGACAAGTTGTATTTATACGTTATATACGATCGTTATGGGTTGTATACAACAACACTTTAGAAGATAGAATGAATACTACTAAAGTGTATCTAACAACGCATTAACAAGTTACTGGCAATagaaattatatatatGGAAACATTCATCTATCGTgtcttttgaatttataGGCAATGATAACAAAAGTAAGatatttctcaaaaaacTGAATAATTTTAGGAATAAACGCAACCATGACATGACAACACAAAGGAATATTTTTGGAAGTTTTGTCGCTATTTAAAAAGTgttattattttcaaatcaaTTGTAGCATGctatataaataaatgatGCTTAATTATATAATGATTGTATTTGGGCTGGCCGTTTCACTTTATTAAGCTGTAATGCCAATGATGCAGGAAAAGTGTCACCATTAAATTACTACCAAAATATGACaacttttagaaaattgaaatttaattaaaaagaaaaagaaaaagaaaaagaaaaagaaaaaggagaataGTTTTGACTGttaattcatttatttgatttgatttttatttatttttaatttatttatatttttctaatttcATCTCTGTTCGTGTTCGGTTCGTTACGTACGGCTGGAAATctaattttgtaaaatttCTCTTGTTTACAGTTCAAATAGGCGACCCAAAAAGGGCTTGTGTACGgcattttgtttatttttgatgtaAAAGCTGTATTCTCGTACAACAGCTAATatcaatagaaaataaaatttcttttcatttattgTAATTTTCTTAGGTTACTTCATCTgctctttttgaaaagttgaGCCTACACATGTATTAGAAACTGTAAAGAGGCTTCACTAACCTGTTCCACACTTATTCATAGTCGCTTTTACCTTTAGCCATTCTCTAATTCTACTCACAATTGAAGGTGTTGTGAGGTTATATTAAACCtttagcttcttttttctttgtttaaaaCCCGATTAAGTGCAATAGAATAGGAGTATGGAAcaaggaacaaaaagaattcgaTTCTCCGTTGTGGCCGCCGACGGCCTAGCCAAGAGAGATCTTTTTCGTCAACCGGATCCCTTTGCAATTATAACTGTCGATGGAGAACAGACACATACGACGAGGGTAGTAAAAAAGTCTACGAATCCGTATTGGAATGAAGGGTTTGATATGTAAGTATTCAGTTTGTCTGTGATAGCATTTGAACAATTACGCGAGAAAATTAAGGGTAacattttattctttttttttattcaacaGACTCCATAATCCTTTGGCTATCTATTAGTTGCTATATCGTTCCGAAGTCTTCGTGCTGCCTTCCAGGTTACAAGACATCATAGCTAGGCAGTTGAAGGATGGATGGATTTCGGGAACATTGTCGCGAAAGTGCTATTAAGAACGAACAatgattttataaaaataggAAAATTTACTAACTCTTTGGTTTTTAGTAATGTTAAACCTTCCAGCGGAGTTCTAATACGACTGTTTGATCagaaaaaattcaagaaaaaagatcaAGGATTTCTTGGCCTTATTTCGTTTCAAGTCCAGGATGTATTAAACTTGCGATCCTCTCGGGAATCTACGTTCACTCGACCGCTAAAACGGTCTAGCAGCAGCAGTCTTTCAGTCAGTGGAAATTTGGCCATGAAAATTGGGCCTTCGAAAACAAGGGGCGCTGCTGCTAATGGTACAAATGCTTCTGCAAATAGTACTTCAAGAACTTCAAATGCTGCTTCGGCGCAGTCGACTGCGCAAGGATCTTCAGCATCGAATGTCGCTGCCGCTTCAGCTCCTCAAAATATTACAAGTAACGGTACTTCTACGTCATCCAGAAGTCCGCCAAATGCAAACGGAAGCAGTATATTGTCTTCCTTCGAAGATCAATACGGTCGACTGCCTCCTGGTTGGGAGCGTCGTGCCGATTCGTTAGGCAGAACGTATTACGTCGATCACAATAGTCGTACAACAACTTGGAATCGTCCCGCCATGAATGCCGGCAATCAATCATCTATGAACACCGAATCACATCGTTTGCAACATCAAAATCGGTCTCTTCCGGATGACTCGTCTACAATCAATGTATCCAGTAATGATTTACCTGCAGGTTGGGAACAACGATTTACCAATACTGGTCGACCCTATTTCGTGGATCACAACACGCGAACTACTACATGGGTGGATCCTAGAAACCAACTTCTTCGTCCAGCCGGAAACCCATCACCTGGTCTAGGTAACTTAATGCAACCTCAATCCCTTTCCCACCTAGGTCCTTTACCAAGTGGATGGGAAATGCGTCTCACAAATTCTGCCCGAGTTTACTTTGTTGACCATAATACAAAAACCACCACATGGGATGACCCACGGCTTCCATCAGCTTTGGACCAAAATGTGCCTAAATATAAGTGTGATTTCAGAAGAAaacttatttattttcgcTCCCAGATTGGTATGCGACCTCTTCCTGGACAGTGTAACATTAAAGTTAGAAGAGATCACATATTTGAAGACTCTTATGCAGAGATTATGCGCAATTCTGCTCATGATCTCAAGAAAAGACTTATGATTCGGTTTGAAGGTGAAGATGGTCTTGATTATGGTGGATTATCTAGagagtttttcttcttattgTCACACAAAATGTTTGATCCTATTTATTGCTTGTTTGAATACTCTGCCGTTGACAACTACACGCTTCAAATAAATCCTCATTCAGGAATTAATCCCGAGCATCTTAATTATTTTCGGTTTATTGGTAGAGTA contains:
- the pab2 gene encoding poly(A) binding protein Pab2; its protein translation is MSEQEAMDTQEKELREMKERVAEMEAEAAKLRDMQEQLDTEGEALRNDRESIDAQSVYVGNVDYSVTPEELQSHFGSCGSINRVTILCDKFTGHPKGFAYVEFSEPSLIPNALLLNGSMLHERPLKVTPKRTNIPGMARGRGRGRGRGRGRGGYRGRARGFAPY
- the pub3 gene encoding HECT-type ubiquitin-protein ligase E3 Pub3, which encodes MEQGTKRIRFSVVAADGLAKRDLFRQPDPFAIITVDGEQTHTTRVVKKSTNPYWNEGFDINVKPSSGVLIRLFDQKKFKKKDQGFLGLISFQVQDVLNLRSSRESTFTRPLKRSSSSSLSVSGNLAMKIGPSKTRGAAANGTNASANSTSRTSNAASAQSTAQGSSASNVAAASAPQNITSNGTSTSSRSPPNANGSSILSSFEDQYGRLPPGWERRADSLGRTYYVDHNSRTTTWNRPAMNAGNQSSMNTESHRLQHQNRSLPDDSSTINVSSNDLPAGWEQRFTNTGRPYFVDHNTRTTTWVDPRNQLLRPAGNPSPGLGNLMQPQSLSHLGPLPSGWEMRLTNSARVYFVDHNTKTTTWDDPRLPSALDQNVPKYKCDFRRKLIYFRSQIGMRPLPGQCNIKVRRDHIFEDSYAEIMRNSAHDLKKRLMIRFEGEDGLDYGGLSREFFFLLSHKMFDPIYCLFEYSAVDNYTLQINPHSGINPEHLNYFRFIGRVIGLAIFHRRFLDAFFVVSLYKKLLQKKVTLADMESIDADFYRSLKWVLENDITGILDLTFSVEEDHFGEVRTIELKPDGENIEVTEENKKEYVDLVTEWRISRRVENQFNAFYAGFVELVPPDLVSVFDERELELLIGGISDVDIGDWKSHTEYRTYSSSDQVVKWFWEIISHWKNEERSMLLQFATGTSRIPVNGFRDLQGSDGPRKFTIEKAGSPDQLPVAHTCFNRLDLPEYPTKAKLEGKLSLAIENTVGFGNE
- the pac3 gene encoding proteasome assembly chaperone Pac3, whose amino-acid sequence is MVTYERSVVSPLVLNEDMSSLPEIGVRTILGDRDDFKAQWGQLLAGQVGSLLAKQQIHNTGNSKVPKLCLGLHVPWELSDEKNGDLVVYIMELIQKVRVW
- the coa1 gene encoding cytochrome c oxidase assembly protein Coa1 — its product is MIALLQFNIPKVGLPTLTSVRGTWSMKNSIQSLFWRPRSHKPSLFSRTHNLFLERAFQQRVAFFHTSRVSSVFELSPRRKLPDVSEFSPNNKRIPSLFAFFCFVWAACAFYAIHYGKQNSNVTQIVMYRVQHSKEALKLLGENIQFRYPFPWIKGKLHKRYGIIDISFEVTGSQNLGIVHYKSQRFGPIPHWVELECSLISNGKTVPLNSLEYDNQW